The Periplaneta americana isolate PAMFEO1 chromosome 16, P.americana_PAMFEO1_priV1, whole genome shotgun sequence genome segment ATCATACCGTTATTAAAGTagaggatatttaaatatttattatacaatatacGCATGAGTGTATATTAAGATGTGTGGGCCATAAACAACGCATTTAATACACATGACAGCTGAAGATTTTCTCTCATGTATCCATACGTGAATACACATTAAGGTTTTTCGAGCGGGAAAATCCATTCCAAACACATCAAAACTGAATGGTTTTTCACGAAAAAGTATCTGGAGATTAAACGGACGTACAAAACACTTCCCACacacatcacaactgaatggcttctcaACTGTGGATACGTGAGTGCACATTGAGATATTTGTAGCGCAAAAAACCCTTTCCACAAACTTTACAACTAAACGGCTTTCCGCTTTGGTGAACAAGTGAATGCAGATAGAGTATATTCCGGGGTGCAAATCCTTCGTACACACATCAAAGCAAAAGGAATTCTCGCCTGTGTGAACACGTGAATACATAGAGAGATATTACGCGCGAGAAGAACACTTTGCACTGAAGTCTGTATTGAATAGCTTCATGAAAGAAGCTTCAAGAAAGAATGCCTCATTTGGATATGAAGAGCTTCTGTAAGAGTTACACGCACTTTACAAATGAATGGCCTCTGACACGTGTGAACGAGGGAATGCTTATTGAAATGTACGGAGACCGAAAAAGGAAGTCACAACGAAATGGTTTCACGCCTTAGTGAACGCGTGAATGCCTATCGAGATAATTCGAGagcgaaaaacactttccacaaacgtgACAACAGAATGGCCTATCGTTTGTGTGCACGAGTGAATGCTTCTTGAGATAGTCGGAGGAtgaaaagcacttcccacacACGTCACAAGAGAATGGCCTATCGTTTGTGTGCACGAGTGAATGCTTCTTGAGATAAGCGGTGGTTGAAAAGCACTTTCCACACACGTCACAACAGAATGGTTTCGCGCCTGAGTGCACGTGTGAATGCCTCTTCAGATTTCCTAAGCTCGAAAAActctttccacacacatcacaagaGAATGAACTTTCGTTTGTGTGCACGAGTGAATGCCTCTTGAGATCGTCGCACTTTGAAAAGCACCTCCCACACACGTCACATCTGAATGGCCTCTCATTTGTATGCACGAGCAAATGCCTCTCCAGATTTCCTAAGCGTGAAAAACTCTTTCCACACAAATCACAACTGAATGAACTTTCGTTTGTGTGCACGAGTGAATGCCTCTTGAGAACGATGGACTTTGAAAAGCACTTTCCACACACCTCACAACTGAATGGCCTCTCATTTGTGTGCACGCGTGAATGCCTCTTCAGATAGTGGGACcttgaaaaacactttccacaaacgtcaCATCTGAATGGTTTCTCGCCTGAGTGAACGCGTGAATGATTTTCGAAATCCCACGATCGGGAAAAACtctttccacaaacatcacaactgaatggccTCTCATTTGTATGCACGCTTGAATGCCTCTTGAGATCGTTGGACCTTGAAAAGCACTTTCCACAAACGTCACAACTGAATAGTTTCTCGCTTGAGTGAAAGCGTGAATGCTTTTCGAAATCTCCCGATcgtgaaaaacactttccactcACATCGCCATTGAATTCCTTGTGACATTTGTGTACGTGGTAATGGCTTTTGAGTCTTGCAAACTCGAGAAAAGACATTCCGCAAATAGCACAATCGTAGTTCATGCCGTCGTAcccttcaggaatattttggcaGAATTTTGTAACTCCACTATTATGGCTAACTGAAACACTAAAAATTGTAAGTGTCATTAGTGGAAAGAATGTCTAGACTTTCACCTTCAGTTACTTTTAGTACagattatcttaaaaaaataaaatagtattagtaATTGAGGAGCTCTGAAAGAAAAAGCGTTAAGTCCACCTCCGATCGAAAATGagtttgaaacggattcatacTCTATGAAATACTCTACACCGATCTACAGTCTCTATTCTGTTCTAACACCATTGCGTCCCTGTTAAAACTGCGGTCGAAATCGAATGTTTGTTTCATAATCCATTCAGTCCACTGCTCCAGTCGGAACAAACCCCATTAAGTCAACAGACTCAGACTTCAGCTTGTTCTGCAGCCACataatattaacaatttaatagttCATTGTTGCAGCTGTATCTGCTGCTGGAGGCATATCAATGTTACTGTAATGGCATCATTGCAGGTGtataaattacacatttttaataatttaagcaggagaataaaattgtattcgtAGAAAATAAACCAGTCTCGCAATAGTGTTCTAATAGTAGGTACTATGGAGAGTATTGTCTGTCTTAGAGGGATCTTCAGGgtccagaaagaggaaaagaatgaCGGCGACAAGGCAAATGGAAGAATATGAAGCCAGGTACGATATTAAATTACATCTccactgtaaattaaattaaaataatgtagtcCTGAGTTAAAGAGTTCGTAAAAATGTCATGGATATACGACTCCACAATTcattctatactgttttcgctgtaagaaaaatcctaatgtaaacataagcacgttgctggcACACCCATGAtaggctcccagtcgaaacactcacatgacgcaagaaaatatagtccgtatttggaaactataatcttgtattatttgaaaataaaaaattgaaatctagttgttaaatacaatgaaacaaataacttcactcatatgtaaaacgctatgtaaaagaaaagttccttttatattttgttatgtactatgaacacgGATGAATACCAACCGTAACactgaggtagtctgttcttgtaacaagctggcgtcacttgagcttgtAGTTCACGTAGAATGGCTTCTGCAttctcggtgtgtgtggttattaaacatgagtggaaaccctctcataAGCAGaggaaaacaaatagtcttaaatgtatataatacccataagttaagtgagttgaatccaacgTTATCCATTCAGAGCAAGTTAATCAGACCGTACGTTCCAGCTGGAAGGGATAACTGACGCTGTTGTGGACCGTCTCGTCATAAATCCTGCCGACGATAGATCTGACGACTCTGATttggaaggaataactcctttgtcCGGCAGCGATTGGCCTTACAccaaagtttaaaataattacagtaattataaagtaagtttcctaagcaaacgaatgcatagcagTGAGGTTAGGTttacttgatgagtaacgggaaatgcttaacatgaaacagaatgtacaacagtaggcgggaacacgtactgagaatctatggcgccaaacagtggccaatgaagcctcagttcagtcacgtgctattgtttacattaggatttttcttacagcgaaaagattatagatatTATAATGATAAGGATCATGGTCCCATTAAATTTGAACCTCCTGGTAGTCACAAGGAAGGGCGCTTCAAATGCTGTTCGATCCCCGCATATAGTTCTATAAAGACCAGAAAAAGGGTTCACGCACATCACAACAAAGTGGAACAAGACTGGCTTCTAGCTTCATTGATGTCTGTTTCATCCACGAAGAGGCGACGTCAACGAAAACAGGATTTCGGACAATTGAACAGTCTTATTGTAAAATATATCGTAAGAGGGTTTTTGAATGTAGTAATCATGTTCACGATAGCatacataataatttatgcaTTCGTAAGCatctcaaaaatattatttccgatcTAGGTAGCACATTGGTCAATGAACTCAAAGCTTGCGTGGAAAGATGAGGTTACTATCGTAGGACAAAACTTGAAAGCGTGTGAAAGGCATTACTCTCGCGGAAAAAGTAAGAGATTGTACCTTCTTTCAAATCTCAGTATAAGCaaactacacaaaattaataattccAGTGTTAGACTCTTTGAAAGTAAAATAGTGGTTCTTTTACAACATTTTTTCCACTGAATTCAAGTTTGGGTTTGGAA includes the following:
- the LOC138691652 gene encoding zinc finger protein 235-like isoform X1, producing MDVIKMEPGSDPMCIQTSGIADIEEKKPLSQEENLLDLDVTKIKTDYIDHGYDMKSEIVFEESAVPIDFPMLKSEAEEGFCELDEVKEVKLEVTAEENEVSTESVSVSHNSGVTKFCQNIPEGYDGMNYDCAICGMSFLEFARLKSHYHVHKCHKEFNGDVSGKCFSRSGDFEKHSRFHSSEKLFSCDVCGKCFSRSNDLKRHSSVHTNERPFSCDVCGKSFSRSWDFENHSRVHSGEKPFRCDVCGKCFSRSHYLKRHSRVHTNERPFSCEVCGKCFSKSIVLKRHSLVHTNESSFSCDLCGKSFSRLGNLERHLLVHTNERPFRCDVCGRCFSKCDDLKRHSLVHTNESSFSCDVCGKSFSSLGNLKRHSHVHSGAKPFCCDVCGKCFSTTAYLKKHSLVHTNDRPFSCDVCGKCFSSSDYLKKHSLVHTNDRPFCCHVCGKCFSLSNYLDRHSRVH